ACGACCCTCTGTGTTCTCCCCTTCTTTCATGTATACGGAATGGTGGTGGGAATGCTCTATTCGATTTTCAACCTGAATACCATGATCGTGTTCCCGCGCTTCGAGGTGGAGGAGGTCCTCGCCTTTATCGGCGGATACGCAAATATCTCTTTTTTCCCCGCCGTGCCCACCATGATAACGGCGCTCATCAATCATCCCAAAGCGGAAGAGGCCCGGCTTATTAAAAAGCTCGGATTGCTCCAGTCGGGCGGCGCCCCGCTGCCTATGAGCATCATCGAAACGCTGCGCGCGGAAGGTGTCAACTACTCCGAAGGCTGGGGCATGAGCGAGACAGCCTCCCTTGGCGTCGCGAACCCTATCGTCGGCATGAAAAAGCACGGCAGCATCGGCATCCCGTTTCCCGATACGCAGGTCAGGCTCATGGACCTTGAGGGCGGCGACAATGAAGTGGAACCGGGGGAACCGGGCGAGATGGTCATCAAGAGTCCGCTGGTAATGAAAGGATACTGGAACGATGAGATTGAGACGCGTAACCAGTTAAAGGACGGCTGGCTGCGCACCGGCGACATCGCCACGATGGACGGGGACGGATATTTTTTCATCGTGGATCGCAAAAAGGATATGATAATCGCGGGCGGATACAATATCTACCCGCGCGAGGTGGACGAGGTTTTAATGAAGCATCCGATGATAGCCGAGGCATGCGCCTACGGGCTCCCCCATGAGTATCGCGGGGAAACGGTCAAGGCGGTGGTCGTTCCCGTGGAGGGTGCAGTCCTCTCCGAAAAAGAGATATCCGAATATTGTAAACAACACCTGGCTGCCTACAAGGTTCCCAAGATCATCGAGGTGCGGGAAACACCGCTCCCCAAGTCGGCGGTGGGCAAGGTGCTCAGGAAGCTGCTGCTGGAAGAGGACATGAAGAAACGCTAGGCCGGGAATGCATATATGATCACGGGAGCGACCCTTGTAGGGAAAGATCACTTCAGTGATCGTCTGAAATACCCGGGGACATTAGATACGACAGGAGGAGGACAGAAATGCCCTATAATGCAAATATGGAAGCTGTAATTACCCCGCCGAGTCTTCCCTTCACCCGCAAGCTCGGTTACGCAATTGGCAACCCGGCGTGCAATATCTGTTACCAGGTGGTGAATCTGTTCCTTCTATATTTCTATACCGATGTATTCGGAATCACGGGAGCCGTAGCCGGAATCATATTTCTCGTGGCCCGCATTATCGATGCCGCAGTCGACCCCATGGTGGGGTATATAGCCGATCAGACAAATACCCGGTGGGGAAAATTCCGTCCCTATGTGCTGTTCGGGGCCCCGATCCTCTGCCTATTCTTCGCCCTTACATTCATCACGCCCGATCTTTCTCCCTCCTTGCAGGTTGCGTACGCGTTCGCCACCTACATTAGTTTCGGTATACTGTATTCGATCGTGAATATTCCGTTCAACTCGCTCGCGGCAGCTATAACACAAAACACGAATGAAAGAAATAGTCTCGCGGCCATCGGCCTCGTGCTCACGCAGGTAGCGGTCGTGGCCGTTGCAATCATAACCAGACCGGCAGTGAAATTGTTCTCATCGGAAGCTGCTGGATTTGGGATAATGGTATCCATCTATGCAGCGATAGCCCTTTCGATGTTCATGGTCTCCTTCAGCATGACAAAAGAGGCAATAAGCCCAACAGGTACCGGAAGGTATAATCTCCAAAGCGCGCTGCACCTGGTCACACGAAACAAGTATCTTCTCCTGCTTGCGGGGGCGTATCTGGCCTCGGGAATCGCGGGAACGGTACGAAGCTTCTCGGCCATATATTTCTTCAAATACAACGCTGGAGACGAAAACCTGTTTGGCCCCTTTATGCTCGTCCAGGTTCTCGGTGCGCTGCCTGCGAGCGCCCTGACTCCGATGATCGCCGCGAAATTGCAAAACAAGCGAAACTTGTTCATCATCGGGATATTAATTTTCATATTTGGAGATTTTGGAGTTTTACTCATGTCATACTCGAATCCGGCGCTTTTCTTTCTGTTTAACTTCATCATCGGGATCGGGGGAGGCATAACCATGGTGCTCACCTGGTCGATGCTTCCGGATACCATAGAATACGGCGAATGGAAGACGGGGATACGCGGGGCTGGAATCACCTATTCGGCCTTTTCGTTCGTGGCGAAGGTTGCCGCGGCTGTCGGCGGAGGGCTGGCCGGCGCCATTCTCACCTGGGCAGGTTATACGCCAAATGTCGCTCAACCGGATTTCGTGAAGGACACGATCCTGCACATGCTTGCGCTATTCCCGCTCATCGCGGGCATTATCGGGCTTATCCTGCTCAGCTTCTATAGAATCGATAACCGGTTCTTCGCGCGCATGGTGCGGGAGATCGCGGAAAGGCGCGGTTAGCGAAGAATCG
The DNA window shown above is from Spirochaetota bacterium and carries:
- a CDS encoding long-chain fatty acid--CoA ligase, whose product is MEKSIWHDHYDWCVDTTYRYPRIPVGQLLENARCSAPDKTAIDFYGTRYTFWELRDMTARMTAELHRLGVKKGDRVGLHLPNSPQFLIAFFACQKLGAIVVNMNPLYTADELTHIIEVTGITALFTFDLMLPTVKPLLESHPVPLVVVTRITDFIKGAPRSTSGEICQVPGWQHFSSLIEESASRVPLIDVIPDDPSVIQFTGGTTGFPKGAVLTHGNIVAATMQASLWGLAAISSIPIPERTTLCVLPFFHVYGMVVGMLYSIFNLNTMIVFPRFEVEEVLAFIGGYANISFFPAVPTMITALINHPKAEEARLIKKLGLLQSGGAPLPMSIIETLRAEGVNYSEGWGMSETASLGVANPIVGMKKHGSIGIPFPDTQVRLMDLEGGDNEVEPGEPGEMVIKSPLVMKGYWNDEIETRNQLKDGWLRTGDIATMDGDGYFFIVDRKKDMIIAGGYNIYPREVDEVLMKHPMIAEACAYGLPHEYRGETVKAVVVPVEGAVLSEKEISEYCKQHLAAYKVPKIIEVRETPLPKSAVGKVLRKLLLEEDMKKR